The Oryzias latipes chromosome 16, ASM223467v1 genome includes a region encoding these proteins:
- the LOC101162669 gene encoding zinc finger protein 208 isoform X1: protein MDGQRGPTAVSYPDANHAMMDEPSAAESGQDRATCKPPVCGLGLPDPDNNRSPSAEDPAPGFGVFCCQDCGETFKEGMVHREHRCQHSHPNVSLSDQSTDPHDANKDGKAPHICDLCFLSFTAVDELHWHLKEKHAQTSAKDSETLTSAVTKTLCHLCPDCGKSYTVIGNLLNHMRSHKQPSKSVFHGLEHLKKKSFQCESCGRSYSRASALDAHRRCHEEKLVKSNARGSRDATPSVVEAKENVLGEDCDRLPFRCACGKAFPKEFHLRSHQRLSHNSRCSPEVKKKAKKSDKFQCSECQKTFSSQVALLNHQKWHAKNTSTSGGQLQCEDCGKGFTMLAFYHKHLRTAHSSETPAKSFLHQVCQLQKKAFECQHCGLRFSRASALQSHALQHTDIFGETKEEVPLGSAALSPHKLPEQKEVEHPKGSTEESFLSSNRAEEVCADETEDDTESYDPGDFIVQVISASESEDEAVKDPNPDLELLCESDQEGRDPGDAEVFTGGPASRQELDLKIVQIDFGQAGELCPETTGETERFDPVGQYPGFSPASLHARTAWHGESKRRAEGQSATAYACDACSFEATSYETYHHHLQSHNQSRSNDEWSRAESAETKTFTCNECGKAFSRLSALASHQLRHPKRKPFQCSDCMMSFVHAASLFNHKKSCTARQTDAISARKKEYNPKKTLLGPKIYHCEQCGKGFWSLGAYSHHKQNQAECEDLRLRKGVPGTLQSVNGRSRSCVKVACPVCGRKFRHKGIMTLHMRRHENGSHQCELCSRTFRLFSSLLRHQVVHSAQLLPPPAKSFQHQMEQLRKNTYGCPDCGKLFSRAKALQFHMKCHGYEKDCSPSSAQSSAALEGLQCASCRSNFNSKVSLKAHKKLCMKKDRQGAEKTNAVQANAFTPECSHQMTKNKNFSPTNGKYKCNECDRDFPAVGALNFHKRIHTEDQPTSGSHSAVSPLRSVKKEELRKEVFHCPDCGRRFMTNSALGSHRRWHREKKCSRHLPKEEDSQSAGSKTEEGPFQCNKCSKQFFNHRVLQRHQTFNCQCQTQPQSDPGEADTTFEQDLNSKSERVEVLKAADDNPVQSDVKDHEITETPKPKAHHCPLCPMTFAKARGLRAHMWQAHSKVRKAKEKLSLSVKVEPNVPNSERNKTEEWGQSCISGEGIGKVQAHSSLKSGKKGGSTDDSCEEKLQIPGPGSKADVLLPPSRMWEPTIKCLYKCDKCGKAFQTEENLGAHRSKAKSRLFCCALCCHSFWTENQLQQHLAWHDQVRRRLPNQLRFRINIPAGLRVPAEKTSHSP from the exons ATGGACGGTCAGCGAGGACCAACGGCAGTGAGCTACCCGGACGCGAACCACGCCATGATGGACGAGCCCTCCGCCGCAGAGTCCGGACAGGACAGAGCGACATGCAAACCGCCTGTGTGCGGCCTCGGCCTGCCAGACCCCGACAACAACCGCAGCCCATCGGCCGAGGACCCAGCACCCG GGTTTGGGGTTTTCTGCTGTCAGGATTGTGGAGAAACCTTCAAGGAGGGAATGGTCCACAGGGAGCATCGCTGTCAACACTCGCATCCAAACGTGTCCTTGAGCGATCAGTCTACCGACCCGCATGACGCCAATAAGGACGGGAAAGCCCCACATATTTGTGATCTGTGTTTCCTGTCGTTTACGGCGGTGGATGAACTCCACTGGCACCTGAAAGAAAAGCACGCTCAAACCTCTGCCAAGGACTCGGAAACACTGACCTCTGCTGTAACCAAGACGCTGTGCCATCTGTGTCCAGACTGTGGAAAATCCTACACCGTGATCGGGAACCTCCTCAACCACATGCGTTCTCATAAACAACCCTCCAAGTCAGTTTTTCACGGCCTGGAGCATTTGAAAAAGAAGTCCTTTCAGTGCGAGTCCTGCGGGAGGAGTTATTCTCGCGCCTCGGCCCTCGACGCTCACCGACGATGCCACGAAGAAAAGCTGGTGAAGTCCAACGCCAGAGGCTCGAGAGACGCCACCCCGTCTGTGgtggaagcaaaagaaaatgtgctgggGGAGGACTGCGACAGGCTGCCTTTCAGGTGTGCATGCGGTAAAGCTTTTCCGAAAGAGTTTCACCTCAGGTCCCACCAGAGGTTGAGCCACAACAGCCGCTGCTCCCCAGAGGTGAAGAAGAAAGCCAAGAAGAGCGACAAGTTCCAGTGCAGCGAGTGTCAGAAGACTTTCAGCAGCCAAGTTGCCCTCTTGAACCATCAGAAGTGGCACGCCAAAAACACCAGTACTTCAGGAGGACAACTCCAGTGTGAGGATTGTGGGAAAGGATTCACCATGCTGGCGTTTTACCACAAACACCTGCGCACGGCGCACAGCAGCGAGACCCCTGCCAAGTCCTTCCTCCACCAGGTGTGCCAGCTGCAGAAGAAGGCCTTTGAATGTCAACACTGCGGCCTACGCTTTTCCAGAGCGTCGGCGCTCCAGTCTCACGCGCTGCAGCACACGGATATCTTTGGAGAAACCAAAGAGGAGGTGCCGCTTGGTTCTGCAGCTTTATCGCCCCACAAATTACCAGAACAAAAGGAGGTCGAGCACCCGAAAGGTTCTACGGAGGAAAGTTTCCTCTCCTCAAATAGAGCTGAAGAAGTGTGTGCTGATGAGACGGAGGACGACACGGAGAGCTACGATCCCGGGGACTTTATTGTCCAGGTGATCAGCGCGAGCGAATCAGAAGACGAGGCGGTCAAAGACCCAAACCCCGACCTGGAGCTGCTGTGCGAGTCGGATCAGGAAGGAAGAGATCCTGGGGACGCCGAGGTTTTCACTGGAGGTCCGGCGTCCAGACAAGAGCTGGACCTGAAAATAGTTCAGATTGACTTTGGGCAGGCGGGGGAGCTGTGTCCAGAGACCACCGGGGAAACTGAAAGGTTTGATCCTGTGGGGCAATATCCAGGCTTTTCCCCTGCATCGCTGCACGCTCGCACAGCGTGGCACGGGGAGAGTAAAAGGCGAGCTGAAGGTCAGTCAGCGACGGCTTACGCATGTGACGCATGCAGCTTTGAAGCTACTAGCTATGAAACATACCACCATCACCTGCAGAGCCACAATCAGAGCCGCAGCAACGATGAGTGGAGCCGTGCTGAGAGCGCAGAGACGAAAACGTTCACGTGCAACGAGTGTGGAAAAGCTTTCTCCCGTCTGTCTGCGTTGGCCTCTCATCAGCTGCGTCACCCCAAAAGAAAACCGTTCCAGTGCTCAGACTGCATGATGTCTTTTGTGCATGCTGCAAGCTTGTTTAATCACAAGAAAAGCTGCACGGCTCGGCAGACGGACGCCATTTCAGCCCGTAAGAAAGAATACAACCCCAAGAAAACTCTACTGGGCCCAAAGATCTATCACTGCGAGCAGTGCGGAAAGGGCTTTTGGTCCCTGGGGGCCTACTCCCACCACAAACAAAACCAGGCCGAGTGTGAAGATCTGAGGCTCAGGAAAGGCGTGCCGGGAACCCTACAGTCTGTCAATGGGCGCTCGCGCTCCTGTGTGAAGGTGGCGTGCCCGGTGTGCGGCAGGAAGTTCCGGCACAAAGGCATCATGACGCTGCACATGCGCAGACACGAGAACGGAAGTCACCAGTGCGAGCTCTGCAGCCGGACGTTCCGCCTCTTCTCCAGCCTGCTGCGACACCAGGTGGTGCACAGCGCCCAGCTGCTGCCGCCGCCCGCCAAGTCTTTCCAGCATCAGATGGAGCAGCTGAGGAAGAACACCTACGGCTGTCCTGACTGCGGAAAGCTGTTCTCAAGAGCCAAAGCTCTGCAGTTTCACATGAAATGTCACGGTTACGAGAAGGACTGTTCCCCATCGTCCGCACAGTCCTCTGCAGCGCTGGAGGGTCTGCAGTGTGCATCCTGCCGCTCAAACTTCAACAGCAAGGTCTCTCTGAAGGCCCATAAGAAACTCTGCATGAAGAAAGACCGTCAGGGAGCGGAAAAAACAAACGCAGTCCAGGCCAACGCCTTCACACCGGAATGTTCCcaccaaatgacaaaaaataagaaCTTCAGTCCAACCAACGGGAAATACAAGTGCAACGAATGCGACAGAGATTTTCCCGCTGTGGGAGCTTTAAACTTTCACAAAAGGATCCACACTGAAGACCAGCCAACGTCAGGATCGCATTCTGCAGTTTCTCCTTTGAGAAGCGTAAAGAAAGAGGAGCTGAGGAAAGAAGTGTTCCACTGTCCTGATTGTGGGAGGAGGTTCATGACCAACTCCGCCCTGGGCTCGCACAGGCGATGGCACAGAGAAAAGAAGTGCTCACGCCACCTTCCAAAAGAGGAAGACTCTCAATCCGCTGGCAGCAAGACGGAGGAAGGACCCTTTCAGTGCAACAAGTGCAGCAAACAGTTTTTCAACCACAGAGTCCTTCAGCGCCACCAGACCTTTAACTGTCAGTGTCAAACCCAACCACAGAGTGATCCTGGAGAAGCAGACACGACGTTTGAACAGGATTTAAACTCTAAATCAGAGCGTGTTGAAGTGTTGAAGGCGGCAGACGACAACCCAGTTCAGAGTGATGTCAAAGACCATGAGATTACAGAGACTCCAAAACCAAAGGCTCACCACTGCCCCCTCTGTCCCATGACCTTTGCAAAAGCCAGAGGTCTCCGCGCTCATATGTGGCAGGCCCACTCAAAGGTCCGGAAGGCCAAAGAAAAGCTTTCTTTAAGTGTAAAGGTGGAGCCGAATGTTCCCAACAGTGAAAGAAATAAGACTGAGGAATGGGGACAGAGCTGCATCTCTGGTGAAGGGATTGGAAAAGTCCAGGCCCATTCTTCCTTAAAAAGTGGGAAAAAGGGCGGCTCCACAGACGACAGCTGTGAGGAAAAGCTGCAGATCCCCGGTCCTGGAAGCAAAGCTGACGTTCTGCTCCCTCCCAGCCGCATGTGGGAGCCCACCATCAAATGCCTCTACAAGTGCGACAAGTGTGGCAAAGCTTTCCAGACAGAGGAAAACTTAGGAGCTCACAGAAGCAAGGCCAAGAGCCGGCTCTTCTGCTGTGCTCTGTGCTGCCACAGCTTCTGGACGGAGaaccagctgcagcagcacctcGCCTGGCACGACCAAGTGCGCCGCCGCCTGCCCAACCAGCTGCGTTTCAGGATCAACATCCCTGCAGGGCTGAGGGTCCCCGCTGAGAAAACCAGCCACTCCCCTTGA
- the LOC101162669 gene encoding zinc finger protein 208 isoform X2: protein MCKRGPTAVSYPDANHAMMDEPSAAESGQDRATCKPPVCGLGLPDPDNNRSPSAEDPAPGFGVFCCQDCGETFKEGMVHREHRCQHSHPNVSLSDQSTDPHDANKDGKAPHICDLCFLSFTAVDELHWHLKEKHAQTSAKDSETLTSAVTKTLCHLCPDCGKSYTVIGNLLNHMRSHKQPSKSVFHGLEHLKKKSFQCESCGRSYSRASALDAHRRCHEEKLVKSNARGSRDATPSVVEAKENVLGEDCDRLPFRCACGKAFPKEFHLRSHQRLSHNSRCSPEVKKKAKKSDKFQCSECQKTFSSQVALLNHQKWHAKNTSTSGGQLQCEDCGKGFTMLAFYHKHLRTAHSSETPAKSFLHQVCQLQKKAFECQHCGLRFSRASALQSHALQHTDIFGETKEEVPLGSAALSPHKLPEQKEVEHPKGSTEESFLSSNRAEEVCADETEDDTESYDPGDFIVQVISASESEDEAVKDPNPDLELLCESDQEGRDPGDAEVFTGGPASRQELDLKIVQIDFGQAGELCPETTGETERFDPVGQYPGFSPASLHARTAWHGESKRRAEGQSATAYACDACSFEATSYETYHHHLQSHNQSRSNDEWSRAESAETKTFTCNECGKAFSRLSALASHQLRHPKRKPFQCSDCMMSFVHAASLFNHKKSCTARQTDAISARKKEYNPKKTLLGPKIYHCEQCGKGFWSLGAYSHHKQNQAECEDLRLRKGVPGTLQSVNGRSRSCVKVACPVCGRKFRHKGIMTLHMRRHENGSHQCELCSRTFRLFSSLLRHQVVHSAQLLPPPAKSFQHQMEQLRKNTYGCPDCGKLFSRAKALQFHMKCHGYEKDCSPSSAQSSAALEGLQCASCRSNFNSKVSLKAHKKLCMKKDRQGAEKTNAVQANAFTPECSHQMTKNKNFSPTNGKYKCNECDRDFPAVGALNFHKRIHTEDQPTSGSHSAVSPLRSVKKEELRKEVFHCPDCGRRFMTNSALGSHRRWHREKKCSRHLPKEEDSQSAGSKTEEGPFQCNKCSKQFFNHRVLQRHQTFNCQCQTQPQSDPGEADTTFEQDLNSKSERVEVLKAADDNPVQSDVKDHEITETPKPKAHHCPLCPMTFAKARGLRAHMWQAHSKVRKAKEKLSLSVKVEPNVPNSERNKTEEWGQSCISGEGIGKVQAHSSLKSGKKGGSTDDSCEEKLQIPGPGSKADVLLPPSRMWEPTIKCLYKCDKCGKAFQTEENLGAHRSKAKSRLFCCALCCHSFWTENQLQQHLAWHDQVRRRLPNQLRFRINIPAGLRVPAEKTSHSP, encoded by the exons ATGTGTAAG CGAGGACCAACGGCAGTGAGCTACCCGGACGCGAACCACGCCATGATGGACGAGCCCTCCGCCGCAGAGTCCGGACAGGACAGAGCGACATGCAAACCGCCTGTGTGCGGCCTCGGCCTGCCAGACCCCGACAACAACCGCAGCCCATCGGCCGAGGACCCAGCACCCG GGTTTGGGGTTTTCTGCTGTCAGGATTGTGGAGAAACCTTCAAGGAGGGAATGGTCCACAGGGAGCATCGCTGTCAACACTCGCATCCAAACGTGTCCTTGAGCGATCAGTCTACCGACCCGCATGACGCCAATAAGGACGGGAAAGCCCCACATATTTGTGATCTGTGTTTCCTGTCGTTTACGGCGGTGGATGAACTCCACTGGCACCTGAAAGAAAAGCACGCTCAAACCTCTGCCAAGGACTCGGAAACACTGACCTCTGCTGTAACCAAGACGCTGTGCCATCTGTGTCCAGACTGTGGAAAATCCTACACCGTGATCGGGAACCTCCTCAACCACATGCGTTCTCATAAACAACCCTCCAAGTCAGTTTTTCACGGCCTGGAGCATTTGAAAAAGAAGTCCTTTCAGTGCGAGTCCTGCGGGAGGAGTTATTCTCGCGCCTCGGCCCTCGACGCTCACCGACGATGCCACGAAGAAAAGCTGGTGAAGTCCAACGCCAGAGGCTCGAGAGACGCCACCCCGTCTGTGgtggaagcaaaagaaaatgtgctgggGGAGGACTGCGACAGGCTGCCTTTCAGGTGTGCATGCGGTAAAGCTTTTCCGAAAGAGTTTCACCTCAGGTCCCACCAGAGGTTGAGCCACAACAGCCGCTGCTCCCCAGAGGTGAAGAAGAAAGCCAAGAAGAGCGACAAGTTCCAGTGCAGCGAGTGTCAGAAGACTTTCAGCAGCCAAGTTGCCCTCTTGAACCATCAGAAGTGGCACGCCAAAAACACCAGTACTTCAGGAGGACAACTCCAGTGTGAGGATTGTGGGAAAGGATTCACCATGCTGGCGTTTTACCACAAACACCTGCGCACGGCGCACAGCAGCGAGACCCCTGCCAAGTCCTTCCTCCACCAGGTGTGCCAGCTGCAGAAGAAGGCCTTTGAATGTCAACACTGCGGCCTACGCTTTTCCAGAGCGTCGGCGCTCCAGTCTCACGCGCTGCAGCACACGGATATCTTTGGAGAAACCAAAGAGGAGGTGCCGCTTGGTTCTGCAGCTTTATCGCCCCACAAATTACCAGAACAAAAGGAGGTCGAGCACCCGAAAGGTTCTACGGAGGAAAGTTTCCTCTCCTCAAATAGAGCTGAAGAAGTGTGTGCTGATGAGACGGAGGACGACACGGAGAGCTACGATCCCGGGGACTTTATTGTCCAGGTGATCAGCGCGAGCGAATCAGAAGACGAGGCGGTCAAAGACCCAAACCCCGACCTGGAGCTGCTGTGCGAGTCGGATCAGGAAGGAAGAGATCCTGGGGACGCCGAGGTTTTCACTGGAGGTCCGGCGTCCAGACAAGAGCTGGACCTGAAAATAGTTCAGATTGACTTTGGGCAGGCGGGGGAGCTGTGTCCAGAGACCACCGGGGAAACTGAAAGGTTTGATCCTGTGGGGCAATATCCAGGCTTTTCCCCTGCATCGCTGCACGCTCGCACAGCGTGGCACGGGGAGAGTAAAAGGCGAGCTGAAGGTCAGTCAGCGACGGCTTACGCATGTGACGCATGCAGCTTTGAAGCTACTAGCTATGAAACATACCACCATCACCTGCAGAGCCACAATCAGAGCCGCAGCAACGATGAGTGGAGCCGTGCTGAGAGCGCAGAGACGAAAACGTTCACGTGCAACGAGTGTGGAAAAGCTTTCTCCCGTCTGTCTGCGTTGGCCTCTCATCAGCTGCGTCACCCCAAAAGAAAACCGTTCCAGTGCTCAGACTGCATGATGTCTTTTGTGCATGCTGCAAGCTTGTTTAATCACAAGAAAAGCTGCACGGCTCGGCAGACGGACGCCATTTCAGCCCGTAAGAAAGAATACAACCCCAAGAAAACTCTACTGGGCCCAAAGATCTATCACTGCGAGCAGTGCGGAAAGGGCTTTTGGTCCCTGGGGGCCTACTCCCACCACAAACAAAACCAGGCCGAGTGTGAAGATCTGAGGCTCAGGAAAGGCGTGCCGGGAACCCTACAGTCTGTCAATGGGCGCTCGCGCTCCTGTGTGAAGGTGGCGTGCCCGGTGTGCGGCAGGAAGTTCCGGCACAAAGGCATCATGACGCTGCACATGCGCAGACACGAGAACGGAAGTCACCAGTGCGAGCTCTGCAGCCGGACGTTCCGCCTCTTCTCCAGCCTGCTGCGACACCAGGTGGTGCACAGCGCCCAGCTGCTGCCGCCGCCCGCCAAGTCTTTCCAGCATCAGATGGAGCAGCTGAGGAAGAACACCTACGGCTGTCCTGACTGCGGAAAGCTGTTCTCAAGAGCCAAAGCTCTGCAGTTTCACATGAAATGTCACGGTTACGAGAAGGACTGTTCCCCATCGTCCGCACAGTCCTCTGCAGCGCTGGAGGGTCTGCAGTGTGCATCCTGCCGCTCAAACTTCAACAGCAAGGTCTCTCTGAAGGCCCATAAGAAACTCTGCATGAAGAAAGACCGTCAGGGAGCGGAAAAAACAAACGCAGTCCAGGCCAACGCCTTCACACCGGAATGTTCCcaccaaatgacaaaaaataagaaCTTCAGTCCAACCAACGGGAAATACAAGTGCAACGAATGCGACAGAGATTTTCCCGCTGTGGGAGCTTTAAACTTTCACAAAAGGATCCACACTGAAGACCAGCCAACGTCAGGATCGCATTCTGCAGTTTCTCCTTTGAGAAGCGTAAAGAAAGAGGAGCTGAGGAAAGAAGTGTTCCACTGTCCTGATTGTGGGAGGAGGTTCATGACCAACTCCGCCCTGGGCTCGCACAGGCGATGGCACAGAGAAAAGAAGTGCTCACGCCACCTTCCAAAAGAGGAAGACTCTCAATCCGCTGGCAGCAAGACGGAGGAAGGACCCTTTCAGTGCAACAAGTGCAGCAAACAGTTTTTCAACCACAGAGTCCTTCAGCGCCACCAGACCTTTAACTGTCAGTGTCAAACCCAACCACAGAGTGATCCTGGAGAAGCAGACACGACGTTTGAACAGGATTTAAACTCTAAATCAGAGCGTGTTGAAGTGTTGAAGGCGGCAGACGACAACCCAGTTCAGAGTGATGTCAAAGACCATGAGATTACAGAGACTCCAAAACCAAAGGCTCACCACTGCCCCCTCTGTCCCATGACCTTTGCAAAAGCCAGAGGTCTCCGCGCTCATATGTGGCAGGCCCACTCAAAGGTCCGGAAGGCCAAAGAAAAGCTTTCTTTAAGTGTAAAGGTGGAGCCGAATGTTCCCAACAGTGAAAGAAATAAGACTGAGGAATGGGGACAGAGCTGCATCTCTGGTGAAGGGATTGGAAAAGTCCAGGCCCATTCTTCCTTAAAAAGTGGGAAAAAGGGCGGCTCCACAGACGACAGCTGTGAGGAAAAGCTGCAGATCCCCGGTCCTGGAAGCAAAGCTGACGTTCTGCTCCCTCCCAGCCGCATGTGGGAGCCCACCATCAAATGCCTCTACAAGTGCGACAAGTGTGGCAAAGCTTTCCAGACAGAGGAAAACTTAGGAGCTCACAGAAGCAAGGCCAAGAGCCGGCTCTTCTGCTGTGCTCTGTGCTGCCACAGCTTCTGGACGGAGaaccagctgcagcagcacctcGCCTGGCACGACCAAGTGCGCCGCCGCCTGCCCAACCAGCTGCGTTTCAGGATCAACATCCCTGCAGGGCTGAGGGTCCCCGCTGAGAAAACCAGCCACTCCCCTTGA